Proteins from one Mastacembelus armatus chromosome 16, fMasArm1.2, whole genome shotgun sequence genomic window:
- the gask1a gene encoding uncharacterized protein gask1a isoform X2, whose product MTLTLPLPLPPTNIDRRSSRALSSAGELASKSRVMEPLEDAAFQQQLPFHHSAIWNNSTGRETFKHKMPPQRFGDAAVADTNSIKTLQAKSHTVIHRSKHKMKIIDSEGKEMAKTIQQTTSHRLRHVPQFPVSNSGPKHRIEQSSHNTLVKHTAQTHIHLERSRANNPARADTLTSDRRVADRQTGSRGYRHANRNADTQIHGSHTSTKLAEHNLAFGKLRQATKHSGKSDKVSEEQQAVKKHSRELRKQHNLSKDLPEAKKNPGRLDQGRDSSKANAAIKKESRGWCRSFTEQHFPDSDQRRIRVSVDLWPLPWLSEDDIQKMELLAGGEVVSKARVPAHGQVLQVALDLHPQHKSSQMKDSPQHRPGQGHPETHSDRCQKGRCSLIKRTDDWFEVFAFHLDRVLGLNRSLPAVLRTFHSDILPYRYISGTPRPVVWWDPDIQHLTDRDNDQNSVPLSWVQYQKLLQVHCGSEVDLRSAPCVGIHHSEWGRLALFDFLLQVNDRLDRYCCGFTPGPTEVCVENLLHTKCGNTKDLLLVHILVRKADTSRLVFIDNAGRPQQSTDNLNFRLVEGIDEFPEKAVSLLQSGCLESLLLRSLYTDREFWDSQGGTSGLRPLIQMVEQRGKILLQHIRDKKLQVMRDL is encoded by the exons ATGACACTCACTCTACCCCTCCCGTTGCCACCTACTAACATTGACAGACGTTCATCCCGGGCCCTGAGCTCTGCTGGGGAGCTCGCATCCAAGTCCCGGGTCATGGAGCCCCTTGAAGACGCTGCCTTTCAGCAGCAACTCCCTTTCCACCATAGTGCGATCTGGAATAACAGTACTGGGAGGgagacatttaaacacaaaatgccACCTCAGCGTTTTGGGGATGCAGCTGTGGCTGACACAAACAGCATCAAGACACTGCAAGCAAAAAGTCATACAGTTATACACAGAagtaaacataaaatgaaaattattgaCTCTGAAGGAAAGGAGATGGCAAAGACCATTCAGCAAACAACCAGTCATCGCCTTCGACATGTCCCACAGTTTCCAGTCAGCAACTCAGGACCTAAGCATAGAATTGAGCAAAGCAGCCACAATACTTTGGTAAAGCACACTGCACAGACGCACATTCATCTTGAAAGGAGCAGAGCTAATAACCCTGCCCGAGCTGATACTCTAACAAGTGACAGACGAgttgcagacagacaaacaggcagTAGGGGGtacagacatgcaaacaggaatgcagacacacaaattcATGGCAGCCATACAAGTACAAAATTGGCTGAGCATAACCTAGCTTTTGGAAAACTCAGACAAGCAACAAAGCACTCTGGGAAATCTGACAAAGTCAGTGAGGAGCAGCAGGCTGTGAAAAAGCATTCTAGAGAACTCAGAAAACAGCATAATCTCTCAAAGGATCTCCCTGAAGCAAAAAAGAATCCTGGGAGGTTGGATCAGGGAAGGGATTCATCCAAAGCCAATGCAgccataaaaaaagaaagcagaggcTGGTGTCGCAGCTTTACAGAGCAGCACTTCCCAGACAGTGACCAGAGGAGGATAAGGGTCAGTGTAGACCTCTGGCCTCTTCCATGGCTAAGTGAGGATGACATCCAGAAGATGGAGCTTCTAGCCGGGGGTGAGGTGGTCAGCAAGGCCAGGGTGCCTGCACATGGACAGGTGCTCCAAGTGGCTCTGGATCTTCATCCACAACACAAG TCATCACAGATGAAAGATTCACCTCAACATAGACCTGGGCAAGGACATCCAGAAACCCACAGTGATCGCTGCCAGAAGGGCCGCTGCTCCCTGATCAAACGCACTGATGACTGGTTTGAAGTTTTTGCTTTCCACCTAGATAGAGTGCTGGGACTCAACAGAAGTCTCCCTGCAGTGTTGCGGACTTTCCACAGTGACATTCTACCCTACCGGTACATCAGTGGCACCCCTAGACCTGTTGTGTGGTGGGACCCGGATATTCAACACCTCACTGACAGAGACAATGACCAGAACTCAGTACCACTTAGCTGGGTTCAGTACCAGAAGCTCTTGCAGGTCCACTGTGGGAGTGAAGTGGACCTGAGGTCAGCACCCTGTGTGGGAATTCACCACTCAGAGTGGGGGAGACTGGCTCTCTTTGACTTCTTATTACAG gtaaaCGACCGCCTGGACAGGTACTGCTGTGGTTTCACACCTGGGCCAACAGAAGTCTGTGTGGAGAACCTGCTGCACACAAAGTGTGGCAACACCAAGGACCTACTGCTGGTTCACATTCTG gtgaggAAGGCAGATACGTCCAGACTGGTGTTCATTGACAACGCGGGCAGACCACAACAGTCCACTGACAACCTCAACTTCAGGCTGGTTGAAGGCATTGATGA GTTTCCAGAGAAAGCAGTGTCACTGCTCCAGTCAGGCTGTCTGGAAAGTCTTCTTCTACGCTCTCTTTACACAGACAGGGAATTCTGGGACAGCCAAGGTGGCACCAGTGGCCTCAGGCCTCTCATTCAGATGGtggagcagagagggaagatTCTCCTCCAGCACATCAGGGACAAAAAGCTGCAGGTCATGAGGGACCTGTGA
- the gask1a gene encoding uncharacterized protein gask1a isoform X1 encodes MTLTLPLPLPPTNIDRRSSRALSSAGELASKSRVMEPLEDAAFQQQLPFHHSAIWNNSTGRETFKHKMPPQRFGDAAVADTNSIKTLQAKSHTVIHRSKHKMKIIDSEGKEMAKTIQQTTSHRLRHVPQFPVSNSGPKHRIEQSSHNTLVKHTAQTHIHLERSRANNPARADTLTSDRRVADRQTGSRGYRHANRNADTQIHGSHTSTKLAEHNLAFGKLRQATKHSGKSDKVSEEQQAVKKHSRELRKQHNLSKDLPEAKKNPGRLDQGRDSSKANAAIKKESRGWCRSFTEQHFPDSDQRRIRVSVDLWPLPWLSEDDIQKMELLAGGEVVSKARVPAHGQVLQVALDLHPQHKQSSQMKDSPQHRPGQGHPETHSDRCQKGRCSLIKRTDDWFEVFAFHLDRVLGLNRSLPAVLRTFHSDILPYRYISGTPRPVVWWDPDIQHLTDRDNDQNSVPLSWVQYQKLLQVHCGSEVDLRSAPCVGIHHSEWGRLALFDFLLQVNDRLDRYCCGFTPGPTEVCVENLLHTKCGNTKDLLLVHILVRKADTSRLVFIDNAGRPQQSTDNLNFRLVEGIDEFPEKAVSLLQSGCLESLLLRSLYTDREFWDSQGGTSGLRPLIQMVEQRGKILLQHIRDKKLQVMRDL; translated from the exons ATGACACTCACTCTACCCCTCCCGTTGCCACCTACTAACATTGACAGACGTTCATCCCGGGCCCTGAGCTCTGCTGGGGAGCTCGCATCCAAGTCCCGGGTCATGGAGCCCCTTGAAGACGCTGCCTTTCAGCAGCAACTCCCTTTCCACCATAGTGCGATCTGGAATAACAGTACTGGGAGGgagacatttaaacacaaaatgccACCTCAGCGTTTTGGGGATGCAGCTGTGGCTGACACAAACAGCATCAAGACACTGCAAGCAAAAAGTCATACAGTTATACACAGAagtaaacataaaatgaaaattattgaCTCTGAAGGAAAGGAGATGGCAAAGACCATTCAGCAAACAACCAGTCATCGCCTTCGACATGTCCCACAGTTTCCAGTCAGCAACTCAGGACCTAAGCATAGAATTGAGCAAAGCAGCCACAATACTTTGGTAAAGCACACTGCACAGACGCACATTCATCTTGAAAGGAGCAGAGCTAATAACCCTGCCCGAGCTGATACTCTAACAAGTGACAGACGAgttgcagacagacaaacaggcagTAGGGGGtacagacatgcaaacaggaatgcagacacacaaattcATGGCAGCCATACAAGTACAAAATTGGCTGAGCATAACCTAGCTTTTGGAAAACTCAGACAAGCAACAAAGCACTCTGGGAAATCTGACAAAGTCAGTGAGGAGCAGCAGGCTGTGAAAAAGCATTCTAGAGAACTCAGAAAACAGCATAATCTCTCAAAGGATCTCCCTGAAGCAAAAAAGAATCCTGGGAGGTTGGATCAGGGAAGGGATTCATCCAAAGCCAATGCAgccataaaaaaagaaagcagaggcTGGTGTCGCAGCTTTACAGAGCAGCACTTCCCAGACAGTGACCAGAGGAGGATAAGGGTCAGTGTAGACCTCTGGCCTCTTCCATGGCTAAGTGAGGATGACATCCAGAAGATGGAGCTTCTAGCCGGGGGTGAGGTGGTCAGCAAGGCCAGGGTGCCTGCACATGGACAGGTGCTCCAAGTGGCTCTGGATCTTCATCCACAACACAAG CAGTCATCACAGATGAAAGATTCACCTCAACATAGACCTGGGCAAGGACATCCAGAAACCCACAGTGATCGCTGCCAGAAGGGCCGCTGCTCCCTGATCAAACGCACTGATGACTGGTTTGAAGTTTTTGCTTTCCACCTAGATAGAGTGCTGGGACTCAACAGAAGTCTCCCTGCAGTGTTGCGGACTTTCCACAGTGACATTCTACCCTACCGGTACATCAGTGGCACCCCTAGACCTGTTGTGTGGTGGGACCCGGATATTCAACACCTCACTGACAGAGACAATGACCAGAACTCAGTACCACTTAGCTGGGTTCAGTACCAGAAGCTCTTGCAGGTCCACTGTGGGAGTGAAGTGGACCTGAGGTCAGCACCCTGTGTGGGAATTCACCACTCAGAGTGGGGGAGACTGGCTCTCTTTGACTTCTTATTACAG gtaaaCGACCGCCTGGACAGGTACTGCTGTGGTTTCACACCTGGGCCAACAGAAGTCTGTGTGGAGAACCTGCTGCACACAAAGTGTGGCAACACCAAGGACCTACTGCTGGTTCACATTCTG gtgaggAAGGCAGATACGTCCAGACTGGTGTTCATTGACAACGCGGGCAGACCACAACAGTCCACTGACAACCTCAACTTCAGGCTGGTTGAAGGCATTGATGA GTTTCCAGAGAAAGCAGTGTCACTGCTCCAGTCAGGCTGTCTGGAAAGTCTTCTTCTACGCTCTCTTTACACAGACAGGGAATTCTGGGACAGCCAAGGTGGCACCAGTGGCCTCAGGCCTCTCATTCAGATGGtggagcagagagggaagatTCTCCTCCAGCACATCAGGGACAAAAAGCTGCAGGTCATGAGGGACCTGTGA